A part of Agromyces protaetiae genomic DNA contains:
- a CDS encoding RNA polymerase sigma factor, producing MTIASTAADADETEGVAMPDAPEDGSAAPTQATADDLTWFTSVAREHATALVKYFARRGPRQDAEDLAADVFATAWRRRADVPRDAVLPWLYRTAGFTLANHRRKHVELPVGEVPETHDASVSADPELAALFDAELRGALASVGERDRRILLLHAWEGLDGEALAFALGISRSGADAALSRARKRLREAWGERLTF from the coding sequence GTGACGATTGCGAGCACCGCTGCTGACGCCGACGAGACCGAGGGGGTGGCGATGCCCGACGCGCCCGAGGACGGCAGCGCTGCGCCGACGCAGGCGACCGCCGATGACCTCACCTGGTTCACGTCCGTCGCACGCGAGCATGCGACGGCGCTCGTGAAGTACTTCGCGCGCCGCGGCCCGCGCCAGGACGCCGAAGACCTCGCTGCCGACGTGTTCGCGACTGCGTGGCGGCGGCGCGCGGACGTTCCGCGAGACGCTGTGCTGCCGTGGCTGTACCGCACGGCGGGCTTCACGCTCGCGAACCACCGCCGCAAGCACGTCGAACTGCCGGTCGGAGAGGTGCCCGAGACGCACGATGCGAGCGTCTCGGCCGATCCCGAGCTCGCGGCGCTCTTCGACGCCGAACTGCGCGGGGCGCTCGCGAGCGTCGGCGAACGTGATCGGCGCATCCTGTTGCTGCACGCGTGGGAGGGCCTCGACGGAGAGGCGCTCGCGTTCGCCCTCGGCATCTCGCGGTCGGGCGCCGACGCGGCGCTGTCGCGTGCGCGCAAGCGCCTCCGCGAGGCGTGGGGCGAGCGGCTCACGTTCTGA
- a CDS encoding signal peptidase I: MIIFTRIARTAGSVVLWVLTIIGAASLALWAASAAGLVKPLIVVSGSMAPEINTGDLLLSLPKTATDLEVGDVATIRGGARHELITHRVVEVEADASGSAVVRMQGDANDTVDPHDYVVPAGMSVWTPWMQVPGAGVVIDKLTTPTVAVPLVVGLLALCSLAVFPAQDDRREREASKRSAGTEQTA; the protein is encoded by the coding sequence ATGATCATCTTCACGCGCATCGCGCGCACGGCCGGATCGGTCGTGCTGTGGGTGCTGACCATCATCGGCGCCGCCTCGCTCGCCCTGTGGGCCGCGAGCGCAGCGGGCCTCGTCAAGCCGCTCATCGTCGTCTCAGGGTCGATGGCGCCCGAGATCAACACGGGCGACCTGCTGCTCTCGCTGCCGAAGACCGCGACCGACCTGGAAGTCGGCGACGTCGCGACGATCCGCGGGGGTGCGCGGCACGAGCTCATCACGCACCGCGTCGTCGAGGTCGAAGCGGATGCCTCGGGCTCGGCCGTCGTCCGCATGCAGGGCGACGCCAACGACACGGTCGACCCGCACGACTACGTCGTGCCGGCAGGCATGAGCGTGTGGACGCCGTGGATGCAGGTTCCCGGGGCGGGCGTGGTCATCGACAAGCTCACGACGCCCACGGTGGCGGTGCCGCTCGTCGTCGGGCTGCTCGCCCTCTGCTCTCTCGCCGTCTTCCCCGCGCAGGACGACCGGCGTGAGCGCGAGGCCTCCAAGCGATCCGCCGGAACGGAGCAGACCGCATGA